The uncultured Cohaesibacter sp. region TTTGACTCCGGAGCCGTGGGTAATATTTGCGCGACAACCGCGAGCTTCCCCGGTTCATCAGAATCCATCCGCATTGATGGCACCAAGGGGTCAGCCATTCTCGAAGGGGGAAGTCTGCGGCTTATTTGGCGCGACGGAACCGAAGAGAATTTCGCAGAGAAGGGTAATTCCGGAGCCGGAGCCGATCCAATGGCCTTCCCCTCTGACTGGCATATGAAGATCATCGAGAACTTTGCCGACGTCGTAGAAGGCAATGCGGACAGTTTGGTCGCGCCGGGGCGCGATGCGCTAGCAGTTCAGCGGTTGATTGAGGCCATGGAACGCTCAAGCGCGGAAGCTGGCCTGAGCATTGAACTCGACGCCTTTTAACCTTCGCGTCCAGTGGGGTGACTGACAGGTTTGCCCCAAAAAAATTAGCCACACAGAAAATAAAGGCCCCTTTCCATGTGAGCCATGGAAAGGGGCCTTTTTATTTCTCGTGTCGAGAGCGCTGATCAGGTCGCGGTCAACCCGCGTGCACGGAAGATATCGCGAGCCGCTTCTGCTTCTTCCGGTGTCGGGGTCCGAAGATCCTTGAGCTTATATTCCAGCCCCAGTTTTTCCCATTTGGATGTCCCCAACTGGTGGAAGGGCAGAACCTCGACCAGCTCAACCAGATCACCAAGGCTGGCGACATAGTCGGCCATCTTTTCAACGTCTTCCTTGGCGTCCGTCCAATCGGGAACCAGAACATAGCGAATGCGCATTTCCTTCTTCAGGCGCACCATGCGCTGGGCAAAATCAAGTGTTGGCTGCAGCGGCTGAGACGTCAGCTCCAGATAGGTGTCTGGATTGATATGCTTGATGTCGAGCATGATCAGATCGAAGGCATCAAACCAGTCGTCTTCCACATTGCCATGCAGAAAGCCCTGCGTATCGAGCGCAATATGAAGATCATATTTCTCCTTGATGGCGCGTGCCGCAGCGCCCACGAAAGGTGCTTGCATCATCGGTTCGCCACCTGAGAAGGTTACCCCACCGGCAAATTTGAGAAAGCGGGCATAGCCCTTGATTTCCTTGAGCACGCTGTCAATGTCGAGATAGGTGCCATTGTGAAGCTTCCAGGTATCCGGATTATGGCAATAAAGGCATTTAAACTGACACCCGGACATGAAGAAGACAAAGCGCATGCCCGGGCCATCAACAGCTGCGCCGGATTCCATGGAATGCAGGAAGCCATATTCGGACGGGTCTTTGCGTTCATGTGCGTGGGATTGGTTTTCGGCTGTGCTCAAGGCCGGCTCTCCTTTGGGGAACGTTTGGTCTGGTATCAGTGCCTGTCGCTTGCTTTCCAGCTCGTGCGGAAGGGCGGTTGGGCGCTTAGCAGGATGTTTGGCCTGCGGGTCTGCGGTCGATGCTGTCGCTTCTTATTAGCATCATTGCCAGAACCATACCAGATATATGGTGATTGGAACACAGATGCACAGAGGGACCACGAACAGATTGGCGGCAAAAAGAGAGCCGAAAAGCGGTGCTTTCCGGCTCGTCTCATTTCAGGTCAGATGAGCTTTGAGCTCAACCTTACATGTGGTCATGGAAGGTGCGGCTCAGAACGTCAAGCTGCTGTTCGCGGGTCAGCTTGATGAAGTTCACAGCGTAACCGGAAACACGGACGGTCAGCTGAGGATAATTCTCAGGATGTTCCATTGCGTCTTCCAGAGTTTCACGGCGAAGCATGTTGACGTTCACATGGAAGCCACCTGCATCGCAGAAGCCGTCAAGGCAGTTTGCCAAGTTGCGGATCTGTTCGTTGTCGTTGTGGCCCATGGAGCTTGGGGTTGCCGAAGCGGTCCAGCTGATGCCGTCCTGTGCGAAGTCATATGGCAGTTTGGCAACCGATGCGCCAGCAGCAACAAAGCCTTTTTTGTCGCGGCCGTTCATTGGGTTGGCACCCGGAGCGAATGGTTCGCCAGAGCGACGTCCATCAGGGGTATTGCCGGTCTTCTTACCATAGACCACGTTGGAGGTGATGGTCAGAATGGACTGGGTTGGCATTGCATCGCGGTAGAAGTAAGGCTGACCAGCGACTTTCTTCATGAAGGTTTCGGTCAGGTAGCATGCGATTTCGTCAACACGGTCGTCGTTGTTACCGAATGCAGGATAGTCGCCTTCGATCTTGTAGTCGACAGCCAGGCCATCGTCGTTACGGATCACATGAACTTTGGCATATTTCATTGCAGACAGGGAGTCAGCTGCGATGGACAGGCCAGCGATGCCGCAAGCCATGGTGCGCAGGATGTCACGGTCATGCAGAGCCATTTCGATGCGTTCGTAAGCATATTTATCGTGCATATAATGGATAGCGTTCAGAGCCTTGACGTAGGTCTTGGCCAGCCATTCCATGGCGATATCGTATTTTGCCATGACTTCATCATAGTCAAGAATGTCGCCCTTGATCGGTTCCAGACCTTCAGCAACTTTCTTGCCGGATTTTTCGTCAACGCCGCCGTTGATTGCATAGAGCATGCATTTTGCGAGGTTGGCGCGAGCACCGAAGAACTGCATCTGTTTGCCGATGGCCATAGCGGACACGCAGCATGCGATGCCATAGTCGTCGCCCCATTTCGGACGCATCAGGTCATCGTTTTCATACTGGATGGCAGAGGTTTCCTTGGAAACTTTTGCGCAGAAGTCTTTGAAGCCGCGCGGCAGTTTGGAAGACCACAGAACAGTAAGGTTCGGTTCTGGAGCAGGGCCCAGGTTGAACAGGGTGTTCAGAACGCGGAAGGAGTTCTTGGTAACCAGGGAACGACCGTCAAGGCCAACACCGCCGATGGATTCGGTAACCCAGGTCGGATCGCCAGAGAACAGTTCATCATATTCCGGTGTACGCAGGAAGCGAACGATGCGGAGTTTGATGACCATGTCGTCGATCATTTCCTGTGCCTGTTCTTCAGTCAGCAGGCCAGCTTCCATATCGCGTTTGATATAGATGTCAAGGAAGGTAGAGGTACGACCGAAGGACATTGCTGCGCCGTTCTGTTCTTTAACAGCAGCGAGGTAGCCCATATAGGTGAACTGGATGGCTTCGCGAGCGTTGGTCGCAGGCTTGGACATGTCCACGCCGTATTTCAGGCCCATTTCACGCAGTTCTTCAAGAGCACGGAACTGTTCGGAAAGCTCTTCACGAAGACGGATGGTGTCCATGTCGAACACAGCATCGTTCAGTTCGTCGAATTCAGCTTTTTTCTGGGTCTTCAGGAAGTCGATGCCATAAAGTGCAATACGGCGATAGTCGCCGATGATGCGGCCACGGCCATAAGCATCAGGCAGACCAGTGATGACGCCGGATTTACGGCAAGCCAGAATGTCAGGGCTGTATACGTCGAAAACGCCCTGGTTGTGGTCTTTGCGGTATTTGGTCCAGATTTCATGAACGGTTTCGTCAGGCTTGAAGCCGAATGCTTCCATGCCGCCTTCAACCATACGCAGGCCACCGTTTGGCATGATGGCGCGTTTGAGAGGCGCATCGGTCTGCAGACCAACAATGACTTCCAGGTCCTTGTTGATGTAACCAGCATCATGAGCTGCGATGGATGTCGGGATCGTTGAAACGTCGAGGACACCAGCTTCGCGTTCTTTCTTCAGCAGCACGCCCAGTTCTTCCCAGAGCTGTTTCGTGCGGTCGGTAGCGTCTGCGAGGAAGCTGTCGTCACCATCATATGGAGTGTAGTTCTCCTGGATGAAGCCGCGCGTATCAATCTTGTTGCGCCATTCACCATCCGAGAAACCCTGCCAAGGATCGGCGACAACGGGTTTATCACTCATATAATTCATAGTTGGTATCCTCACTGTTAAACGAGTAAATTCGTTTCGGTCTCGTGTGATGGCTCAACAACCATCATTTGGGCATAGCTCACCCGTTGCAAGCAGAACGTGCCGCTCGCCTAAATCGGGGAAGTAGCTTGGGTTTTTAGCAAGAAAGAAGTATTTTGAGATTTGCAGCCTTGTTCTAGTAAGAACTCCCTCCTTGACTTTCGAGCACAGTATATATCAAAGCCCTAGGGGGACGCAAACTGAATGGTTTCAAATTCGTGATAAAAAAACGTTTAAAATCAATGTGATAATAGCTGTAATGAGCGATTTGCAGTAAATGCATAGCTCGAGCGGTACAGTCGGCGAAAAAAGATGTACCCAAAAATCATCGATTCAGGGGAAATAATTCCGTATAAACACTTATATTAGTGAGGTTTTTGCACTGCAACGCAAATGTTGTTAAGGGGGTGCTGTTTAATATTTAGAACTAATCCTTTGGTTTTAGGCATTTTTTCAAAAGGGCGGTTCTGCTATGCATTCAGCACATGGGTCTGGTGAGAGTCGATGGAGCCAATTGGGCGGCGACTGGACTGAAAATCTAAAGAAATTAGATATTTATACGTATGTTTTATGGTGCGCTGCAATGTGTTCCGATACGCGGCGCGCGCAGGTCTTGTCTTGACGTGCAGGGCTATGGGGCTTTTGATGTTAAATGCATTCTTTCATAGCGCGACCATTTTTATTTCTCGGAGCATTCCATGCCACTCTCTTCTTCCTCCTTTCAGTTTATGACGGCCTCGGCCATTCACTTCGGGCGTGGCAAAGCTGAACAGGCCATACCAGAGATCGGAAAGTTGGGGTCGCCCTTGCTTCTGATACATGGGCGCGACGGCAGGCGCGTACAATGGCTATCCGATGCTCTGGTAGAGCAGGGAGTGGAGGTGATTGGTTTCTCCGTTCCAAAAGAGCCAGACATTACTCTTATAGAAGAAGGCATCGCCCATGCGCGCGCAACGCGGGTGCGTGCTGTCGTTGCGATCGGAGGGGGCGCGGTGATCGATGCGGGCAAGGCGCTGGCTGCATTGGTACCTGCATTGCGGCCGGTGATGGATCATCTCGAAGTGGTTGGCAAGGGATTGCCTCTGGAAAAAGAGCCTCTGCCGTTTGCAGCTCTGCCAACGACGGCAGGCACCGGCGCCGAGGTGACGAAGAATGCCGTACTCACAGTGCCAGAGGCTGCGCGCAAGGTTTCCCTTAGAGATCCGCGCATGCTGCCGAACATGGCCATTGTTGATCCGGCGCTGACGGACAATCTACCGCGCGCCATAACGCTGGCCAGCGGGCTGGATGCTGTGACTCAGGTCATCGAGCCCTATCTTTCCTGTAAAGCCAATATGCTGACGGACCTTATCTCTCGCGACGCTATCCCCAAGGGGGTGAAAGCGCTGGCCAGGCTGATGGAAGCGGAAGACAAAGCAGCCAGGGATGCCCTGGCTTGGACCAGCCTGTGTGGCGGCCTTGCGTTGGCCAATGCCGGGCTCGGAGCCGTGCATGGTCTGGCTGGTGTGCTGGGAGGCGTTACAGGCGGGGCACATGGCGCACTGTGCGGTGCTCTGTTGCCATATGTATTAAGTGCGAATGAAGAAGCTGTGCAGACAAGCGAAGATCTGAGCGAGACAGTGCGTTCCGATTTGAACGAGCGTTTTGCCTTTGTCAAAAACTGTATCGGCGGAGCCTTGGGATGCTCCGCCGATCAGGCGTTTGATCAATTGGCAAGCTGGTCTCGCGCCAACGCTTTGCCCGGTCTGGGAGATCTGGGGCTGGAGGCGGCCCAGACCCCTTCTGTCGCCGAAGCGTCCGCTGTGTCTTCATCCATGAAGGGCAATCCGCTTCCCCTGCCCAGGGAAACGTTGGAAACCATCCTTCAGGCCGCCAGCTGAACGTTTCGTGGGTCAATAGGTGCAAGTTTCATATTGATCCCGACTGACGCACTTACCATTATCAAACGTCCCGTCTCTGACCATCAGTGGGCCATAAAGACCGGCACTTTCACACTCTGCAGCATTTCGGTGGTCACGCCGCCGAAAATGTCCTGCGAGAATTTCGAGTGTTCATAGGCCCCCATGATAATAAGGTCGGAGCCCATCTCGTCTGCCGTTTGAACAATGGTTTCGGCGACCGAACGCCCCGTGCCGCGATCATGGATGTGGGATGCTTCCACATTATGGCGCTCCAACAGGCCCATGATGCCATGGTCAGGATGTTGATCCACCGTGTGGGATGCGCCCACAGTCAACAAAGTGACCTGAGTGCCCTGTTCCAGCATGGGCATGGCGTCGCCAACCGCGCGGGCGATGGTGCGTTTGCCATCCCAGGCAATAAGTACCTTGCGTGCTGGCCCTTTGGCTTTGAAACCATCCGGAACGACGACAACCGGCCGACCGCTTTGCAGGGCTATCCTGTCGGGATAGGCGGCGAGAAACTCATATTGCTCGTCTTCAGGGTGGTTGCCAGTGATCACCATGTCATAGCAACGGGCGATCTCGGAGATGGATGTCATCATATGTGGTTCGACATCAATGAAGCTGGTGCGGCCTTCAAGGCTGGCTGCCTTGACCGTGTTCTGGAACCTCTGCGTGATCTCGGAAATCCGCTTTTTCTCGGCATTCTGCACGGCCAGATGTACCTCGTCAGACACAATCGTGGCGATGCGCCGCTCCATCTTGGAATAGCCATGCCTCACGACGCCGGTGAGCCATGCGTCATAATGATGAGCGAGCTTGATCGCGAAGTCGAGACCGCTCCCTTCATCCTGTTCTCCACTATAGGCATAGAGAATGCTCTTGATGGTCATGATGCTTCCTCCTTCTCGCTCTGCCGCGTTCGAAGAGATAAAAGCCTGTGACACATTCTGGTCGACGGCAAAAATCTGCCGAACATGGCAATCTAGAAAGGGAACATGCGGGGGACGCGCACATTTTGCCGGAACACTGCAAGAAGCGTCCGTTTCGACGTCTAGGCCCCTTCAGCGCTTCTGCGCGGCCAATTTTTCTATATCGGGCCTTTTCGCCGATGCGAACGGGTCGTATGCGATATCTCACTCGAAATAACGCGACGGTATGACCATCATGCAATGCCAATCCACCATTGAACCCTTCTCTTCATTCTAGAAAAGGGAGGGATATCTAACAATATGGAATATAGTCATAATTCGGAAGCAAGGGGTCTCTGCCGCTTACTAGGCTCATCTTATGCAGAAGCCTATAGACCTTAGATCTAGGAATGCGTTGGCGTTTGGAGCGGTTCTAGCACAACTGGCCCACGCATACATCATTAGCGATTGCTGCGGTGAATGGCATAGAGCCCGGCACCAACAATCATGATGGCTCCCAGAATGGTGGACCAGATCGGTAGATCGCCAAACACCAGAAAGCCAATGGGGATGGACCACACAATCTGCATATAGGTAAAGGGCTGAATGGCACTCGCCTCTGTGAGAGAAAGGGCTTTCATGACGCTGAAATGGGCCGCCGTGCTGAAGATGCAGGCCCCGGCCAGCAAGGGAAAGTTCATCTCGGACAGGGCTGGAGCCATTTGCAGACCCGGCCATGTGGTTGCGATAACACCAATGAGACCGGCATAGAAAAAAGAGGTCAGAGTGGTGTCTCGGCGGCTCGCCAGGCGCGTGAACAGTTGGTAAAGCGCAAAGGAAGAGGTTGCCGCCAAAGCTACGAACCCGCCATAGCCCCAGATATTGCCGCTTGGCTGCATGGCGATCGCCAGACCCAGCAGTCCCACGACCAAAGCCCCGATGCGATGCCATCCAACCACTTCCCCCAGAAAGACCGCGGCAAGACCGGTTACGATAAGCGGATGCACCATGATGATGGTGGTTACCTCCGCAAGGCCGAGCATGCTGTAGGAATAGATAATGAGAGCAATCTCTGTGACCAGCAAAACACCGCGCAAGATCTGCAAAAACGGGCGCGGAGTTCTCACTGCTCCCGCGAGGCCCTCTTTGCTCATCAATGCCCAGATGATGGCGACAATCAGATGAAACCAGTAGCGCACCATCATGATGAACCAGACGGAATGATCCATCACGAGCAATTTGGAAATTGCATCATGCATCGAGAAAATGATCGTGGCTAGAATGGCAAAGAAAATGCCCAGATTTCTTGGAGAACTGATCGCCGACATGAAAGGGAGCCTTTACTTGAGCAGGGGACTTTTCAGGCAAGAAAATTGATCAAACAAATTGAAGTCTCGAAGTGCTCGAAGATCCGAAACAGATCTTCGTTGTCTTACCATGCATAGACGACTGATCTAACCATAACAAGCTTGTTTTCCCGCGTTGCAGGCCGGACGCTGAAATTTGTAAAATCTGTAAATTTCAAACTTTATGAAAATTTTATCTTTCATGAAATATTCAAATAGACGAATTGGTTATTGTGACAAATTGGAGAAATCTAACCAATAGATTGAAAAAATAGATTTTGTACAACTGTGTCCGTGACAATATATCCGATTTAAAACAAGGGCTAATGGAAATTTCTATTTGCAAACAAAGAGCAATTTTGACAATAAAAGATAGGTTCAACCATTGCGCGTTGATTCTTTTCTGGGGTCAGCGTATCTGCTTATATCCTCTTGTCTTTTGCTTTAAAATGCGCGTGTGATTTAACAGATATGCTGGAATTACGACCGCGCTCTCTTGTCTGTATTTGGGGTCTGTACATGAGAGCGTTTTATTATTTCCGTGGGGTGGGCAATGGCAACTTTAGCAGATATTGCTAGAGAAGTTGGCGTCTCTAATAAGACTGTTTCTCTTACGTTGCGCGGTAAGAGATGCTCAAGTGAAGAGACAGCCAAGCGCATTTACGAGGTAGCGGAACGAACCGGCTACCTTGAAAAATACACAACAAGAACCAACAATCTGGAGCAGTTCTCCTTTATTGGTTTTATAGCAGACAATGTTGCCACTTCGCCTTATTCGGTCGAGTTGTTGCGTGGGGCGCAAGCCGAAGCGCTCTCTCATGGCCGGATTTTGCTTGTGGGTTCGCTTGAAAGCGAAATGCAGAATCTCGCAGGAATATGCCGTATGTTTCGCACATACAAGGCGGCCGGCTTTATTTATGCGTCCCAGCATCGGCAATATGTCAATCACGCCGACTGCTTTGGTGACGAGAGTGTGGTTTATATGAACTGCACGCCCGTCAATAGCAACGGCAAGATCATATTGCCAGATGACGAAAAGGGCGGATATCTGCAGGCATCGCATCTATTGGAATTGGGGCATAGAAATATCGCGATCATTTCGCTGCCCCATGAAGATCCGGCCACCTCGTTGCGCCTGAAAGGGATCTCCAAGGCGATGGCAAAGCAGGGGCTCTCGCTCAATGCGGACATGTGTCATCTGGGCGTTTCGGGCTATTTCGATGTTGGTGAAACTTACATCGCCTATGAGAAGGCTCGGGAAGTGCTGACTGCAGCCAATCGTCCTTCAGCTATCATCTGCGGCAATGATCGCATTGCGCTCATGGTGATGAATGCTGCCGGAGATCTGGGGATCAAAGTGCCCTCTGAGCTGTCTGTTATTGGCTTTGATGATTTCAAAACCATATCGGAACATGTGCGACCTCAACTGACGACAGTGAGCTTGCCTCATTTTGAAATGGGGCAACGCGCAGTATCTGAAATAATAAAGGGCAGCGCGCAGTCGAACTTTGTCAATCTGATCTCTTGTGAGCTCATTAAAAGACAATCCTGCGCACCGCTCTGAATGAGCGCAGTAACAACACAAAAAAGAAGCGAGAGTGATGATATCACCCTTGCTTCTCATCTATGCGTTGCTGACTTTTTATTGCAGTTTTTGCATTCAGGCGGCCTTTAGCTGTACCCTGTCATGTGGTCGATTATAGTCGATTTCAGGACCCATGGGCACGATCCGTGTCGGGTTGATCATGTCATGGCTGGCGTAATAATGATTCTTGATGTGATCCATCCGCACCGTCTTGGCCACGCCTGACTGCTGATAAAGGTCGCGAACATAGTTGGACAGGTTCGGATAGGATTCAATCGAGCGTAGATTGCATTTGAAATGGCCGTAATAGACCGAGTCAAAGCGAATAAGGGTCGTGAATAGGCGCCAATCAGCTTCCGTCTGGCCATAGTTCAGCAGAAAGCGTGATTTCGAAAGCCGCTCTTCCAGCCAATCCAGCGTCTCGAACAGCGGAACAAGCGCTTCCTCATAGGCCGCTTGGGTTGTTGCAAAGCCAGCCTTGTAGACGCCATTGTTGACGGTGTTGTAAATCCGTTCATTCAGCTCTTCGATTTCTGCGCGATGAGCTTCCGGCCAGTAGTCCCCCACTTTTGCGCCGATGCCGTCAAAAGCGGAATTCAGCATGCGGATGATTTCGGACGACTCGTTGGAAACAATTGTGCCGGTTTTCTTGTCCCACAACACAGGCACCGTCACGCGACCACTATAGGTCGCATCGGCCTTGGTGTAGATTTCATGCAAATAGCGGGCGCCGAAGAGAGGATCGGGAATAACGCCATCGGCGTCCTCGAAAGTCCAGCCATTTTCGCCCATGAAGCTGTTGACCACGGAAACCGAGATCATGTCTTCAAGCCCTTTGAGGGCGCGGAAAATCAGGGTGCGGTGTGCCCAGGGGCATGCGTAGGAAACATAGAGATGATAGCGCCCGGCTTCTGCCTTGAATCCGGCTTCACCTGTGGGGCCTGCGGAGCCATCGGCCGTCACCCAGTTGCGAAAAGCGGAATCCTTGCGCACGAAGCGCCCGCCGGTGGATTTGGTGTCATACCACTGATCATGCCATTTGCCATCAACGAGCAGTCCCATAATGTTTCCTTCCTTCTTGTCGGTGCTTTTGTTTTAAGTCTTGTCCGGTCTGGAGGCTGGTTTGTTCTCCAGACCAGAGATATTGTTCTTGTTGTTCTTGTTGGCCTTGGTTGCGGTTTTGACGGCTTATGCGCGTTCTTCTCGCAACAAGCAGGGGTTAGTCAGCAAGCTTGGAAGCAAGCTTGGCGACGTAAGAGCCTTGGTAACGGGCGCCTTCCAGTTCGATTTCGGAAGGCTGACGGGAGCCGTCACCATCGGTGATGGTGGTTGCACCATAAGGGGAGCCACCCTTCATTTCCTCGATACCCATCTGGCCCTGGAATGCATAAGGCAGACCTGCGACCACCATGCCATGATGCAGCAGGGTCGGAATGAAGCCCATGATGGTGGTTTCCTGACCACCATGCTGGGTCGCGGAGGAGGTGAAGACCGAGCCGACCTTGCCGGTCAGCTTGCCAGCAGCCCAGAGGCCACCGGTCTGATCCCAGAAATTGCGCATCTGGGAGGCGACAGTGCCAAAGCGGGTGCCAGCGCCAACGATGATGGCATCATACTGGTCAAGCTCGCTAGGATCTGCGATCGGGGCTTCCTGATCCATCTTGTAGTAAGAGGCTTTTGCCACGTCTTCGGGAACAAGTTCCGGAACCCGTTTGATGGTGACGTCAGCGCCTTCGGCTTTTGCGCCTTCAGCAACAGCGTTGGCCATGGTTTCGATGTGGCCATATGCGGAATAATAAAGAACGAGTACTTTTGCCATTGGTTTTGTCTCTGCCTGTTTTGGTATTTAAAGATTTGCCCGGCCTACTGACTTAATGAGCCGGCTTGATAAAGGTTCCATTGCGCAATTCGTGAATGGCCTGATGGATTTCCTGCTTGGTGTTCATCACGATCGGACCATGCCAGGCGACGGGCTCCTGAAGAGGAGCGCCCGAGACCAGCAGGAAGCGGACCCCTTGCGGACCGGCCAGAACTTCCACTTCGTCCCCGGTGCCGAAATTGATCAGCGTGCGGTTGCCGGACATGTCACGAATATTCACTTCCTCGCCCATGACTTCCTTTTCGAGCAGGATGCCGCGTGGCTTTGAGGAATTGTCAAATTTGCCCGCGCCTTCGAAGACATAGGCAAAGGCGTTGCGATAGGTGTCGATCTTGAAGCGCTTGCGCACGCCAGCCGGAACGAAAATGTCCAGATAAAGCGGATCGGCAGCAATGCCGTCGACAGGGCCACGTTTGCCCCAGAACTCACCTACAACAACCTTGACGCTGGTGCCGTCGTCATCAATGATCTGCGGAATTTCCTTGGCTTCAACATCCTGATAGCGCGGCGCTGTCATTTTTAGGCTTGCTGGCAGGTTGGCCCAGAGCTGGAAGCCATGCATCTGGCCCTTCTCATTTCCCTTGGGCATTTCCTGATGCATGATACCAGAGCCGGCCGTCATCCACTGGATGTCGCCAGCGCCTAGGCTGCCATGGTTACCAAGGCTATCGCCATGCTCCACTGTGCCATTGAGCACATAGGTGATGGTTTCGATGCCGCGATGCGGATGCCAGGGGAAGCCACGAATGAAATCTTCCGGGTCGTCGCCGCGGAAATCATCAAACAGCAGGAACGGGTCGCACTGCTTGGGATCATGAAAGCCGAAGGCACGGTGCAGGCGCACGCCAGCCCCTTCCATGGTTTCCTGAGCTTGGGTGGTGGA contains the following coding sequences:
- a CDS encoding DMT family transporter — encoded protein: MSAISSPRNLGIFFAILATIIFSMHDAISKLLVMDHSVWFIMMVRYWFHLIVAIIWALMSKEGLAGAVRTPRPFLQILRGVLLVTEIALIIYSYSMLGLAEVTTIIMVHPLIVTGLAAVFLGEVVGWHRIGALVVGLLGLAIAMQPSGNIWGYGGFVALAATSSFALYQLFTRLASRRDTTLTSFFYAGLIGVIATTWPGLQMAPALSEMNFPLLAGACIFSTAAHFSVMKALSLTEASAIQPFTYMQIVWSIPIGFLVFGDLPIWSTILGAIMIVGAGLYAIHRSNR
- a CDS encoding pirin family protein; its protein translation is MSIRPILSTTQAQETMEGAGVRLHRAFGFHDPKQCDPFLLFDDFRGDDPEDFIRGFPWHPHRGIETITYVLNGTVEHGDSLGNHGSLGAGDIQWMTAGSGIMHQEMPKGNEKGQMHGFQLWANLPASLKMTAPRYQDVEAKEIPQIIDDDGTSVKVVVGEFWGKRGPVDGIAADPLYLDIFVPAGVRKRFKIDTYRNAFAYVFEGAGKFDNSSKPRGILLEKEVMGEEVNIRDMSGNRTLINFGTGDEVEVLAGPQGVRFLLVSGAPLQEPVAWHGPIVMNTKQEIHQAIHELRNGTFIKPAH
- the pflA gene encoding pyruvate formate-lyase-activating protein, whose translation is MSTAENQSHAHERKDPSEYGFLHSMESGAAVDGPGMRFVFFMSGCQFKCLYCHNPDTWKLHNGTYLDIDSVLKEIKGYARFLKFAGGVTFSGGEPMMQAPFVGAAARAIKEKYDLHIALDTQGFLHGNVEDDWFDAFDLIMLDIKHINPDTYLELTSQPLQPTLDFAQRMVRLKKEMRIRYVLVPDWTDAKEDVEKMADYVASLGDLVELVEVLPFHQLGTSKWEKLGLEYKLKDLRTPTPEEAEAARDIFRARGLTAT
- a CDS encoding glutathione S-transferase family protein; translation: MGLLVDGKWHDQWYDTKSTGGRFVRKDSAFRNWVTADGSAGPTGEAGFKAEAGRYHLYVSYACPWAHRTLIFRALKGLEDMISVSVVNSFMGENGWTFEDADGVIPDPLFGARYLHEIYTKADATYSGRVTVPVLWDKKTGTIVSNESSEIIRMLNSAFDGIGAKVGDYWPEAHRAEIEELNERIYNTVNNGVYKAGFATTQAAYEEALVPLFETLDWLEERLSKSRFLLNYGQTEADWRLFTTLIRFDSVYYGHFKCNLRSIESYPNLSNYVRDLYQQSGVAKTVRMDHIKNHYYASHDMINPTRIVPMGPEIDYNRPHDRVQLKAA
- a CDS encoding LacI family DNA-binding transcriptional regulator gives rise to the protein MATLADIAREVGVSNKTVSLTLRGKRCSSEETAKRIYEVAERTGYLEKYTTRTNNLEQFSFIGFIADNVATSPYSVELLRGAQAEALSHGRILLVGSLESEMQNLAGICRMFRTYKAAGFIYASQHRQYVNHADCFGDESVVYMNCTPVNSNGKIILPDDEKGGYLQASHLLELGHRNIAIISLPHEDPATSLRLKGISKAMAKQGLSLNADMCHLGVSGYFDVGETYIAYEKAREVLTAANRPSAIICGNDRIALMVMNAAGDLGIKVPSELSVIGFDDFKTISEHVRPQLTTVSLPHFEMGQRAVSEIIKGSAQSNFVNLISCELIKRQSCAPL
- the wrbA gene encoding NAD(P)H:quinone oxidoreductase; translation: MAKVLVLYYSAYGHIETMANAVAEGAKAEGADVTIKRVPELVPEDVAKASYYKMDQEAPIADPSELDQYDAIIVGAGTRFGTVASQMRNFWDQTGGLWAAGKLTGKVGSVFTSSATQHGGQETTIMGFIPTLLHHGMVVAGLPYAFQGQMGIEEMKGGSPYGATTITDGDGSRQPSEIELEGARYQGSYVAKLASKLAD
- a CDS encoding iron-containing alcohol dehydrogenase, translated to MPLSSSSFQFMTASAIHFGRGKAEQAIPEIGKLGSPLLLIHGRDGRRVQWLSDALVEQGVEVIGFSVPKEPDITLIEEGIAHARATRVRAVVAIGGGAVIDAGKALAALVPALRPVMDHLEVVGKGLPLEKEPLPFAALPTTAGTGAEVTKNAVLTVPEAARKVSLRDPRMLPNMAIVDPALTDNLPRAITLASGLDAVTQVIEPYLSCKANMLTDLISRDAIPKGVKALARLMEAEDKAARDALAWTSLCGGLALANAGLGAVHGLAGVLGGVTGGAHGALCGALLPYVLSANEEAVQTSEDLSETVRSDLNERFAFVKNCIGGALGCSADQAFDQLASWSRANALPGLGDLGLEAAQTPSVAEASAVSSSMKGNPLPLPRETLETILQAAS
- the pflB gene encoding formate C-acetyltransferase, coding for MNYMSDKPVVADPWQGFSDGEWRNKIDTRGFIQENYTPYDGDDSFLADATDRTKQLWEELGVLLKKEREAGVLDVSTIPTSIAAHDAGYINKDLEVIVGLQTDAPLKRAIMPNGGLRMVEGGMEAFGFKPDETVHEIWTKYRKDHNQGVFDVYSPDILACRKSGVITGLPDAYGRGRIIGDYRRIALYGIDFLKTQKKAEFDELNDAVFDMDTIRLREELSEQFRALEELREMGLKYGVDMSKPATNAREAIQFTYMGYLAAVKEQNGAAMSFGRTSTFLDIYIKRDMEAGLLTEEQAQEMIDDMVIKLRIVRFLRTPEYDELFSGDPTWVTESIGGVGLDGRSLVTKNSFRVLNTLFNLGPAPEPNLTVLWSSKLPRGFKDFCAKVSKETSAIQYENDDLMRPKWGDDYGIACCVSAMAIGKQMQFFGARANLAKCMLYAINGGVDEKSGKKVAEGLEPIKGDILDYDEVMAKYDIAMEWLAKTYVKALNAIHYMHDKYAYERIEMALHDRDILRTMACGIAGLSIAADSLSAMKYAKVHVIRNDDGLAVDYKIEGDYPAFGNNDDRVDEIACYLTETFMKKVAGQPYFYRDAMPTQSILTITSNVVYGKKTGNTPDGRRSGEPFAPGANPMNGRDKKGFVAAGASVAKLPYDFAQDGISWTASATPSSMGHNDNEQIRNLANCLDGFCDAGGFHVNVNMLRRETLEDAMEHPENYPQLTVRVSGYAVNFIKLTREQQLDVLSRTFHDHM
- a CDS encoding universal stress protein, encoding MTIKSILYAYSGEQDEGSGLDFAIKLAHHYDAWLTGVVRHGYSKMERRIATIVSDEVHLAVQNAEKKRISEITQRFQNTVKAASLEGRTSFIDVEPHMMTSISEIARCYDMVITGNHPEDEQYEFLAAYPDRIALQSGRPVVVVPDGFKAKGPARKVLIAWDGKRTIARAVGDAMPMLEQGTQVTLLTVGASHTVDQHPDHGIMGLLERHNVEASHIHDRGTGRSVAETIVQTADEMGSDLIIMGAYEHSKFSQDIFGGVTTEMLQSVKVPVFMAH